In the Maribacter sp. MJ134 genome, one interval contains:
- a CDS encoding GatB/YqeY domain-containing protein: MGLQKKVMEQMKMAMKAKDTVALESLRAIKSALLLAQTSGNGDLSEDDEVKLVQKLVKQRKDSAAIFTEQGRDDLAEPELAQVVVIEQFLPEQLTEEEIEKVVVQTIDATGASGMKDMGKVMGVVSKELAGQADGKTISTIVKNKLSL; this comes from the coding sequence ATGGGACTACAGAAAAAGGTAATGGAGCAAATGAAAATGGCCATGAAAGCTAAGGATACCGTTGCCTTGGAATCGTTAAGGGCCATTAAATCGGCGCTATTGTTGGCACAGACGAGTGGCAATGGTGATCTGTCCGAGGACGATGAAGTAAAGTTGGTCCAGAAACTCGTAAAGCAAAGAAAGGACAGTGCTGCTATTTTTACGGAGCAAGGGAGAGACGACCTCGCAGAACCAGAGTTAGCACAAGTAGTCGTAATAGAACAATTTTTACCAGAGCAGCTAACGGAAGAAGAAATAGAAAAGGTGGTAGTACAAACCATTGACGCTACTGGTGCTTCCGGGATGAAGGACATGGGTAAGGTTATGGGCGTGGTTTCCAAGGAACTTGCCGGCCAAGCGGATGGTAAAACAATATCCACAATTGTAAAGAATAAATTATCTTTGTAA